A window of the Corallococcus soli genome harbors these coding sequences:
- a CDS encoding phosphatidate cytidylyltransferase, translating into MNEKNKNLLIRILTGITLLPLVLLLLFLGGWYSAVLLGAAAAVCTGEYYLITQKRLGAAAWVGMAAAFLMPLLPLKDAARTGETAFWVTSVFFFFAWIYNLFRGALAEAPTRAAHLVTGFLYGAIGLTALSALRLLPEHGLAWVICALTITWANDTLAYFAGRFLGKHKLYPAVSPNKTWEGFFGGMVGSVLGMFIARGFFFPVFTVWDCVLLGIFGGLLGPVGDLCESMLKRAYGVKDSGKLIPGHGGVLDRIDALVFNAPLVFVYVQFVRHLLP; encoded by the coding sequence GTGAACGAGAAGAACAAGAACCTCCTCATCCGCATCCTCACGGGCATCACCCTCTTGCCGCTGGTGCTCCTGCTGCTGTTCCTGGGCGGGTGGTACAGCGCGGTGCTGCTCGGCGCCGCCGCGGCCGTGTGCACCGGTGAGTACTACCTCATCACGCAGAAGCGCCTGGGCGCCGCCGCCTGGGTGGGCATGGCCGCCGCCTTCCTCATGCCGCTGCTCCCCCTGAAGGACGCCGCCCGCACGGGCGAGACGGCCTTCTGGGTGACGTCCGTCTTCTTCTTCTTCGCGTGGATCTACAACCTGTTCCGGGGCGCGCTCGCGGAGGCCCCCACCCGGGCCGCGCACCTCGTCACGGGCTTCCTCTACGGCGCCATCGGCCTCACCGCGCTGTCCGCGCTGCGGCTCCTGCCCGAGCACGGCCTGGCGTGGGTCATCTGCGCGCTCACCATCACCTGGGCCAACGACACGCTCGCGTACTTCGCGGGCCGCTTCCTCGGGAAGCACAAGCTCTACCCGGCCGTCAGCCCGAACAAGACGTGGGAGGGCTTCTTCGGCGGCATGGTGGGCTCGGTGCTGGGCATGTTCATCGCCCGGGGGTTCTTCTTCCCCGTCTTCACCGTCTGGGACTGTGTGCTGCTGGGCATCTTCGGTGGACTGCTGGGCCCCGTGGGCGACCTGTGCGAGTCCATGCTCAAGCGCGCTTACGGCGTGAAGGACTCCGGAAAGCTCATTCCCGGACATGGCGGCGTGTTGGATCGCATCGACGCGCTCGTGTTCAACGCGCCGCTGGTGTTCGTCTATGTGCAGTTCGTGAGGCACCTGCTGCCCTAA
- the uppS gene encoding polyprenyl diphosphate synthase, with product MDRPTVLPTPLEVQVKARPLPRHVGIIMDGNGRWAELRGQPRLEGHREGSVSVREVTRTARRVGVQALTLYAFSSQNWARPAEEVAGLMELLREYLESERAEILDNGIRLNAIGEVEKLPRYVKDPLERLMADSAHNTGMVLTLALSYGGREELLRAARSLAESVARGELDPAHLGADDLESRLWTSGLPPVDLVVRTSGEQRISNFLLWQVAYAELCFTDALWPDFRTEEFLRCLSQYQGRERRFGLTSAQLNRDETPQRAKA from the coding sequence ATGGATCGCCCCACCGTGTTGCCCACCCCTCTCGAGGTCCAGGTCAAGGCCCGGCCTCTCCCGCGCCATGTGGGCATCATCATGGACGGCAACGGGCGTTGGGCGGAGCTCCGGGGCCAGCCTCGCCTGGAGGGCCACCGCGAGGGCAGCGTGAGTGTGCGGGAGGTGACACGCACCGCCCGCCGGGTGGGCGTGCAGGCCCTCACCCTCTACGCCTTCTCCTCCCAGAACTGGGCCCGCCCCGCCGAAGAGGTCGCCGGGCTCATGGAACTGCTGCGCGAATATCTTGAGAGCGAGCGCGCGGAGATCCTGGACAACGGCATCCGCCTCAACGCCATTGGCGAGGTGGAGAAGCTGCCGCGCTACGTGAAGGACCCGCTGGAGCGGCTGATGGCCGACTCCGCCCACAACACCGGCATGGTCCTCACCCTGGCGCTCTCCTACGGTGGCCGCGAGGAGCTGCTGCGCGCCGCGCGCTCCCTGGCGGAGTCCGTGGCCCGGGGCGAGCTGGACCCCGCGCACCTGGGCGCGGACGACCTGGAGTCGCGGCTGTGGACCTCCGGGCTTCCCCCCGTGGACCTCGTGGTGCGCACCAGCGGCGAACAGCGCATCTCCAACTTCCTGCTCTGGCAAGTGGCGTACGCCGAGCTGTGCTTCACCGACGCCCTCTGGCCTGACTTCCGCACCGAAGAGTTCCTGCGCTGCCTGTCGCAGTACCAGGGCCGCGAGCGGCGCTTCGGGCTGACGTCCGCCCAGCTGAACCGGGACGAAACACCCCAGCGGGCCAAGGCGTGA
- a CDS encoding putative metal-binding motif-containing protein, with translation MRAWLAVAGVWLGVGCTVPSKEAVEVQRFCTDVGRGFQDGTLRLTENATCDRGVAVEVQAQGFSPGCVRVSLQDRDQRELATTSLKGTTQVTPNNPAHLRVLLSEQQGTAFDLVATAHYANCEGTSLAQARKQVEVPKGSVLGVQLVVSATDVDGDGYVDVGTSGTDCDDHNAQRHPGAQEVCNGVDDNCADGETEAFIPWFVDEDGDGWAGTPAGMGCTPPVPGASPQSLDCDENSPFIAQGIAEMCDRLDNNCDGRVDEGCSTSSWVMQPDAGTSDWTALAAYAPNNTWLATGTGVVSHVGDHSLAKGCSGFWRAAWSSRDGQVFLASASNGLASTIPGVTTCYETSPPSASNDLTGITGLESAKDGGVQGVYAVASNGKIFHWSMPFNVSGAVTQLDMVPASLRAVDGEGTTDTLLAVGVRSDGGPAAFRFNPDGGPWLQEDLDAPHSSGLLSVDVVDSRLAYAVADNGTVLARERGVWRMLPPLMGSEHLTDVVAYGRSGVYVSSLEGRIHLFNGSTWQTIYTGLQPLTNIDGPLPTEIWAVGHKGTVLRYKP, from the coding sequence GTGAGGGCGTGGCTCGCGGTGGCCGGAGTGTGGCTGGGCGTGGGCTGCACCGTGCCCAGCAAGGAGGCCGTCGAGGTCCAGCGCTTCTGCACGGATGTGGGCCGGGGCTTCCAGGACGGGACCCTGCGGCTGACGGAGAACGCGACCTGCGACCGGGGAGTCGCCGTGGAGGTCCAGGCCCAGGGTTTCAGCCCGGGCTGTGTCCGGGTGTCGCTCCAGGACCGCGACCAGCGGGAACTCGCCACCACTTCGCTGAAGGGGACCACGCAAGTCACCCCGAACAACCCGGCCCACCTTCGCGTCCTGCTCTCGGAGCAACAGGGCACCGCGTTCGACCTGGTCGCGACGGCCCATTATGCCAACTGCGAGGGGACGTCTCTGGCCCAGGCCCGCAAACAGGTAGAGGTTCCGAAGGGGAGCGTGCTGGGTGTCCAGCTCGTGGTGTCTGCAACGGATGTGGATGGGGACGGCTATGTCGATGTGGGCACCAGCGGCACGGACTGCGATGACCACAACGCACAACGCCACCCAGGAGCCCAGGAGGTCTGTAATGGCGTGGATGACAATTGCGCCGACGGTGAGACCGAGGCCTTCATTCCCTGGTTCGTCGATGAGGATGGCGATGGCTGGGCCGGTACACCCGCAGGCATGGGTTGCACACCTCCGGTGCCGGGCGCATCCCCGCAGTCGTTGGACTGTGATGAGAACTCCCCGTTCATCGCGCAGGGGATTGCAGAGATGTGCGACCGGTTGGACAACAACTGCGATGGGCGAGTGGATGAGGGCTGTTCCACCTCGTCCTGGGTGATGCAGCCCGATGCGGGGACCAGCGACTGGACCGCGCTCGCGGCCTATGCGCCCAACAACACATGGCTCGCGACGGGGACAGGAGTGGTGTCCCACGTGGGCGATCACTCGCTCGCGAAGGGCTGCTCAGGATTCTGGAGGGCCGCGTGGAGCAGCCGTGACGGACAGGTGTTCCTGGCGTCGGCCAGCAACGGGCTGGCCTCCACTATTCCCGGAGTGACCACCTGCTACGAAACGAGTCCTCCATCCGCCTCGAATGACCTTACGGGTATCACCGGCCTTGAAAGTGCGAAGGACGGCGGAGTCCAGGGGGTCTATGCCGTGGCCAGCAACGGGAAGATCTTCCACTGGTCCATGCCCTTCAACGTGTCGGGCGCCGTCACCCAGCTCGACATGGTTCCCGCCAGCCTGAGAGCGGTGGACGGAGAGGGAACGACCGATACCCTGCTGGCCGTGGGCGTCCGGTCGGATGGTGGACCGGCGGCGTTCCGCTTCAACCCGGACGGTGGCCCCTGGCTGCAAGAAGACCTGGATGCGCCCCACAGCAGCGGCCTCTTGAGCGTGGACGTGGTGGACAGCCGACTGGCCTATGCGGTGGCTGACAACGGCACGGTGCTGGCGCGCGAGCGCGGCGTCTGGCGCATGCTACCGCCCCTGATGGGCTCGGAGCATTTGACGGACGTCGTCGCCTACGGCCGGAGCGGGGTCTACGTCTCCAGCCTCGAAGGCAGGATCCACCTGTTCAATGGCAGCACCTGGCAGACGATCTACACGGGGCTCCAGCCGCTCACGAACATCGACGGGCCACTCCCTACGGAGATATGGGCCGTGGGCCATAAGGGCACCGTGCTGCGGTACAAACCCTGA